CCATCCTTCAGCAAGTTTCAATCCTTCTGTTGAATATCTTTGGGTCTCCTAATGTTTATATAATATGGGGacagggagggtggggtggaagTCAGTCCTGTCTTGCTTTCTCCTATCCACATGCTCTGTCTGCTGCAGAGGGGCTCTGGGGGCTGAGTAAAAACAGGCTGTGGTGGGTCCTGAAGCACATAAGGGGAACTTGGAACAGGAGGTTTGTGTGGAAAATTCTTGAGGATGGACTGCCCACTGTATAGGGTTATCCAGTATAGGGAAGCCACAGTGCCAAGGCCCTTTGCATAGTactgaaaaaaatgtttgagaTTCTGCATTCAGCTTTTGAAAGGTTTCTGcataatttatcatttattttgtacccATAGTTGAgataaggaggaaaataggtaattttttttctaactctAAAAGGATCTGAAGAGTTCTAATATTGGCTGAGTTGATTGTAACAAGAGCAGTGAAGTCTTAATATTACACAGTATTGTGGAAATATTACACAAGTTAAATATTGTACAAGTAAATTTCCTGTAATAAATATATGAGGAGTATACACTATTTCGTTTCACAAATCCACAAGTATTCTATTACCCAGCTTAAAGACTCTATAAAAATTGTGCACCATAGTTAAAGGAAATCTCACAGGCAATTCCTTCCACACAAACTACTCGATTTTATAATagggtttttcttgtttttgtttttactcttGTAGGTCTTTGTTATAAACCCCatactatattattattttttttgtttaaatagtcaattatctttttaaaagacctagataataaaatctttaaaacttacccacaggttttttttcttttattactttaaaGTTATTACCCCTTCAAAAGATGTCTTCTCACTTGGATTACTtccaatgagaaatctgctgcattccttatctttgttttctctatgcataatgtgtcttttttctctggcttattttaagatttttctctttatcattggtATTGGGCAATTTCATTTTGATGTGCCTCagtatagttttcttcatatttcttgtgGTGGGGATTTATTGAACTTCTTGAACCGAACTTTTCTTTGAAACTTTTCTTCCAGTGCTCCCCTCTTCTTTGGAATATTCCACTTATCTACATATTCAGCTACTTGGagttgtcccacagctcactgatgctcttttgattttgtaaattcttttttttttcttctctgtcttttgTTTGAGATAGTTTCATAGCTATGTCTTCaatttcactaatcttttcttctgcaatatctAAAATGCTTTTAATACTCTCCAGTGTAAATTTTACCGGAGACATTGTGGTGTTCATCTCTAGAATTTCAATTTGGGTATTTTTTAATATCTCGCACTCTCCTTTTcacatatttaatcttttttctagcttcttgaacATATGGACTGTAGTCATAATAAgtgttttaatgtccttgtttGCTAATTCTACCATCTGTGTCAGTTTTAGATTGGTTTcagttgattgatttttctccttgctatgggtcatattttcctgcttctttgcatgcttgatattttttattaGATACCAGATATTGTGGAATTTACCTTATGGGTGCTAGATATTACTGTATACCTATAAATATTCTTTAGCTTATGTCTGGGACACAGTTGGGTTTCTTGGAAACAGCTTGATCCTTTcaggtcttgcttttaagatttgttaagTGGGAACAATGCTCATTCTAGGGCTAATTATTCCTTACTCCTGAGGCAAGACCCTTCTGAGTACTCTACCCAGTGAATTGTGAGGTTTTGGAATCTGGCTGGTGGGAGCAGGCACTATTCCAGGCCTGAGTGAGTGTTGGGCACTATGTCTTCTAGTCCTTTCCAATGGTTCTTTCTCCAGCTTTTGCTGTTTTCTCACATGCATGAGCTAATCAGTACTCTGCTGTATACTCAGAGGGACCCTCGAGAGTTCTGTCTTTGTGcagctctcttctctcccactctcCCCTGCAAACTCTAGCTGACTCAGTCTTTACAGACTCTTAGTTCTGTCACCTTGATTTAAGGAGTCTCCCTGGGTTCACCCTCCCTACACCATGGCCTGTAAACTCTCTCAAGAAGGGAAGCTGGGTAATCATAGGGCTCATATTATTTGTTCCTGCCTCTCAGGGACTGCTGTCTTTAATTACCTGATGTCTATTTTCTTGAAACCATTGTTTTACATACTTTGTTCAGTTTTTCAGTTTTTCAGGTGGGAGGAAAAATCTAATTCCTATTATTCCAGCTtgccagaagcagaagtcttATTTAGGTCCATGACTAGTTACTATTTTCCATGTTTTACCCTTAACTACAGAACAAGAAGTAACAGCTAGGTCAAAGACATTGTTTCCTCAAAACTTTGCTCCAATTTCCTCCATCTCTCTAGGATTCACCTATTAAAAACTTACATCCTCTGATTTTTAGTCTTTCATTCTATTTGAGGCTGAATTAATGAATATGgagtttataaattttaattctaCAAAGGTAAGCTTCCTTCCCTTTACTTTGACCTCAGGATGAGGTAGTTGGGACTTGGGCTGTGTGGACCACCTATGGAACCATCTCTCTACCAGCTGTCTTTGCTAAGACACATGGGCAGTTAAGGCTGGTGGGAGACAGTTCTACAAGGAGATGAGGTGCTGCAGCCCCTGTTagtggagctgttcttgaaggttagATCTAGAACACCTAAGCAGAGGTTGGattgtttctttgtttggtttttcCTTTGAACTCTTCTGCAGCAGCTAGTTCTTCAAGCAAAGGCAAATTCCCTTTTTCTCACTTAGGTTCCAGATATCCAAGCATTACATCCACCAAGAGTGAGCTTTTTCCTTTCAACCCACTCCCCAGACCCACATCCAGTCTTTTCTCTCAGGACAAATAAggctcttctctctgcttcttgtATTATATGGAGGCTACATTCCAACCTCCCTCCTGCCAGGATACTTCCTATTCTAGCCTATCTTGTAGTGTAGCTGGAAGCATTTCtcattaaagaagagaaaaaaatactacaATTTAATCCTTAGCAGGTTGACCCTCTCATAGCCACCCATTTCCCATACCCCCATTAACATAGCATATTTACGTAAGAAGTCACAGATagatttaaaatttcaagatGCTCATGTTTACAGAGTTGTTACCTGCTCACACTTAACATTGTTCTTTCTCCGCCCCTTCCAGCCTCTCTTGATGACAAGAACAACAGTCTAAAACATGAGCAAGGACTTGCATTCATATAAAGAGTCCAGATGAAGCTAGTAAGGTGTTCTTATCTGACAATtagtaagaagaaaaagaagtcttagtccattcaggctgctataacagaataccatagactgggtggcttataaacaacaggaatttatttctcacagttctggaggctagaagtccaagattaaggcacTGGCAGATTGGCTATCTGGTGAGGACCCACTTCCTGCATCATAGATGGTCAtcctctctctgtgtcctcacacggtggaaggggcaagggagctctctggggtctcttttataagggcactaatcccatttatgagggctctgctctcatgacctaatcacctcccaaaggctctaacctaatcacctcccaaaggatACCATCACCCTGGGGAttaagatttcaacatgtgaatttggagaGGACATAACATTTAGTTCATtgatatatctatagatatagatatagatatatctctcacatatgtatgtgtgtgtgtatatatatatatatttatacagacacacatagatatataaatttggatttttattgttttgttagtGTGGCATTTAAGGCATATGCATTTCCTTCTGGATTTTCTTCCCTTTACAGAGATGCATCTCACAATTGTGCTGTTATTTAGTTCTAAGAGATGTTAGTTCCTCTTCCTTTGTTTCATGTTTCACTCCTGTATTAGTGATGCAATTTTACACGGACCTTCTgacaattaagaaaacaaatcctTGGAATTCCCTCATTCATTTACACTTCCACAGAGTGGGCGTTTATTGAGGAGCTACAGCATGTCAGGCACATAGAGGGTTTGATCCCTGTCCTGTTGGCAGCCTGTTTTCCCTTTGCTAAGCTCAgtcctctttatttctttccaCAGGTGCCACCATGAACAGAGCAAACAGCTGCCACTCTGACAGCAGCGGGTTCCTGGAGGAACCGCTAGAACCACCGCCCCTGCAGGTAGAGGGCCCCTGAGGGTTGGAATAGGACtagaaggaaagataaatttaaagCATCCTGCCACAATTGGAAAGGACAACCAGTGTTTAGAAGACACCACAGGCACCCAAGGGACAGAGAACGATGTAGTCACACTGGACATGGTGCCAGAAAGCTCAGCATtctgttccttttattttcttctgattttactaAACAAAGAAGCTGAGCCCATAGAAAGAAGGTCCCAGATAAAGGAGTAAACCGAAGTAAACCCGGGGTTTGTAACCCTTATCTTCTGACTCCTAAGTCAATGGTAatgataaggaaaaaaacaaaatgctttttaaaCCTGGTCCTCCACCACCTTCCTGATCCATTTGCCTTTTTCCTGGTTTCTCCCACAGATGCCTTCCTTGCCAGGCAGCCAGAATCCTGCTGAGAACAGACATAGAAAGCCAAGGGATCAGAGCCAGGACTTAGTGTCATACCTGGACTGCCAGCAAGAATCAGATGAGTCTGATTCCAAGAGCATGTTGAGCATATCTTTTTCAAGTCAAGACTGGAGTGCCTTGGAAGAAAAGGCCTCAACGTCTGTGGTGGAGAAAGAGTCTCAGTTTGAAGCCATGGAGGGGCCACCAGAGCTGTCGAGCCCAGATACAGCCCTTGACAAGACCACCCCTGGGGGAGCACACTCAAGGAAAGACAGCTATCTGAGGCAGCACCTGCCCATGCCCCAAACTGACTATGAGGCCGTTGTAGGCACAGTGACCTCCAAACATGATTGTACTTTGGGGTTTATGGTGACTCACATCACGGAAGCAAAGGATGGGTCTCTGAGGCCTAAGGGAGCTGGGGAAGTGTATGTGCAAAGCCACCGCTGTGAGTCTCAAAGATCACCTGCAATTGATCATGCTCAAGACAAGTTCCCTCACATTGACTCTGAGGCCCTGAGAGGAATAGAAAGCAGTCAACTCTGTCCTGACAGCAACACCACCTTACTGAGACGAGAAAGTCCACCACAGCATGTCCCCAAGCCCAGTGAAGTCACGCCCTACACAGTTGACCTTATCCAAACATCTGAGAAGTCCATTCCCCACCTAGATAAACTGTCTAGAGACACACACCAAATGAAGCCAAGGTGTAGTGCTTTGGGTCAGATACCACCGAGGGCAGACTCTGAGATGGGAAACCTTCCTCCAAATGCTGACTCAAACTCTGTTAGCTCCAAGTCTGTGACAATCCAGGTGTCCTCCAATCTGGCGTCAGCTGCTCAGAATGCTGTGGCCTTGGGGACTGATTCTAGAGGAACAACTTTAGAATGCACTATGTGTGACCCTGTTACCACAGGACGGAGGACAGAACCAAGACAGTTCAATGATGTTTCTGTTCAGACTTACATATGTGAGCCCAGGTCCTGGCATTGCTGTTCAGCTATAAGTAATAAGGCCCAGCCCCTCACCAAATCTGTCTCTCTTGACACAGGCTACCCTAGTATCTACCCACTGGGTATCTGCCACGCCGCACCTGTGCACTGCTGCTGTCATCACCATCCCTACTGCCACTCAGAGATGCAAAGCCCTGGCCCTGGTCCCTCAACCTGCAGGCATTGCCCGTGCTGTCATCATCTGGAAGCCCAGTTCATGAAGATTTTGAAAGTCCTTCAGGACACTACAGTGAGAGAGCTGTGTTCTGTAAGTATTTACCTCTGCAAAGATGGGAAGGCAGACGCAGTAACGACAACGCCTCAGGGATCATGCCCAGCCTTCCTTTCCAAATGCGAGCTCTTGGGGCATATCTTTTCCTTTCAAGTCATGAGTAATATTTGTAGAGTGCTTTATTGTTTCAGATATATTCTTACAAATTCCTTCTTGTTTGATGCTTCCAATCACCttgtgaaggaaggaaggcaaattttattcttaattcccattttacagaggaataCAGAACAATAAATTCATATGTAAGGTTATAAACATTAATGCATCTGTACCTTATCTCCAATTCAGTCTAActgaacaattcttttttttactCCACTTAGCTGTATAATGTTGCACAAACtatttaatctttctgagcctagTCCCTGTTTTGTAAAATAGGGAGACTATTCATGTCACTGACACAGGATTGTGTTAGGATTAAAGGAGAGGAAGCTTGTAAGGCACTCAGCACACTCagatgcttagcacagtgtccagCACATAGAAGGCTCCAGATAGTGCTAACTGTGTGGTTGTTATGCTTATTATCAATTTTTGtcactattttattattgttcagGTCTTGAATCTAGAGCTTCTCATGTCAAATAGAGGGACTTCTGGTCTACCTTTGCTAAGCTTGTTTAAAAGTGGACACTGGGGTTACTGAGAACTGAATGACCCCCATCCTTGTTCAGCCCCTGATAAATCAACCAGCATTTAATGAGTCCTTTCGGTGCCCCCTCTTCAGCAGTTCTCAAGGTGAGAAATGATCTAGGCTGTCAAGGTTAGCTGttgattaaaaaattaagagTATCAAACACAAAACTCTATAgagagtaaaaaaaagaaaaagaagaaggtggCACAGATAATGTAGGACTACAGCTGTTCAAAGGAGGGTGGAGGGCAGCTATAATTTACTGAATGTCTACTGTTTGGTGCCTGCCAGGTTACCTTCTCATTCTtttaattccacaaatatttactgagcgtcTATGCTAACCACTTTATTTACGGAAGTTACGGCAAGTAACCCTGATTTTCACCCATGCCGTAAATATCTATTGAGTCTCTAATATATTCAAAGTCCtccctcttttacagatgaggaaactagaattgagagagtttaagtaatttttCCAACTTCCCCCACCTGCTAAGTGGTAAGTCcagattcaaattcaaatttagcTGACACCAAATTCTTGGACAATACACTCCAGGGAAAGATGTGTCCaactttaaaatatctaaatCTGTGTAAGTGTGATGgtaatacttatatatatatataataatcacACATATAGATTATTATATAGAAAGATAAGGCAAATTGCTACATGGTCcttcaacatatagaaatctacATAAATGTAATATAAACATAGAAAGTGATTatatgaaagataaaataattcaCTATATTACTTTTTCAAATTGCAAGACTCCCGGGcatttggaatatttttaaatcaatcatTAGTGAGGGTTAAACTAGTAAAAGTAGCCATTGAGATCAATTCTAGGTATAATATCATCCAAAATTTCAGtaggagaaaagaacaaaggctAATGTATAGCTGGGGTCCTTTGCAGTATCAAAAgactcaggttcaaatcctggagaATAGTAGAAGtcgccattatcatcatcatcatcatcatcatcatcatcatcatcatcatcatcatcatcagtgaTATTTATTGAAGGATTTAAATGCTCTAAGCAGTGGTTTTCAATTGAGGATAATTTGCCCCCCGCCCCAGgtgacatttggcaatgtttggagacatttttcattgtcacaactgggggaggtgctactggtctttagtgggtagaggtcagggatgctgctaaacatctgcAATACACAAGAcagtcccccacaacaaagagttatctggcccaaaatgtcaacagtgtcaAGGTTGAAAAACTCAGCTCTAAGGAAATAAACATTGACTTGACTACACAGTTCATGCaggaaaatgttagaaatgaaagatggtcagagaaggtgacattttcAGAGGCTGTAGGGTAAAACTATTAAATCCTACAATTAGATAGTTTCCGATGAAAACCAGGTTGTTGATCTAACATATCTtgaaaaatagattatttttctaatttacattttaaagtaagTTTTATAGTGATATATAAATTAAAccatatttagttttatattttgttaaaaacagtaaaatataaaaaaattaaaattgtgttAAAAACTCCAGAAGAAATGGAGATGTTATGGAGTTGTCAAAACTCAGAGCATTTTTAAGTTAAAGACTCAGAAAAACATCCCCACATCACCCTCCTTACATGGTAGTATGTAATAGCGCAAACACTTGACTAACTGGTAAATGCCATTTTTGTGGTCTTTTGGGTTACCTAAAATAATGGTTTGTTGATATGATTAAATTCTTACATATAATTCTTCATTGTGAATTCTTCACAatgatttgttaattatttttttaaatctttccagaaaagaaaataagatgtatCAGAAATAAGACTTTTTGATGTTGGAAAATTCTTCTATAATGTTTGtgatttagagaaaaagaaaagcatacaaagTTTAAAAGGGAATATGAGCAGTTCAAAAGTTTATTGTCACTCTTACTATTGAAACTAGTTTGTTTTAATGGGCTTGGGTCAGTAGAGCAGACCATGCACGGTATTGGGTTATAACCCAGTCCTTATATTGGAAAAGAGTTCAAAAcagtctccttttttttccccttgcttcAGGATTCCTTTATTCTGAAACTACTTTATACCTGTAACAGAGTTGAAATGTATTTTTAGTGTTTCCAAATGACCAGAAGATGGCAGCGTTTCAGAATCTTCGATATCACTCCCTTCACAGGGAGCCACAGCCATCAAGTGATTCCTAAATCCCAGGCCCACACCTTCCAATCACAAAAGGTTACCCCACAATAACTAGATGAAGCATATAATTCAATGCTTATAATGTTCAGCCTACTTGAGCGCCATGTTTCCGTGTCCCTGACTTCACTGTCCCTAGAAGTTGGTCATCATGTAGGAATCTACTAGGACCACTCAATCAGCTCACTCCAGGGACAGTTAACTTCCCCATGAGTGTGTCCAGCCACACTGTAGTCCCTGCTGTGactcagaagaaaggaaatgaaccAGGAGACTTGGGTTTGAAATCTGACTGCCATTttttgaccttggacaagttagttAACCATTCTGTGTCAGAACACTTATCTACAAAAGAAGCCTTTCATGGTCTCTAAGATCTTTTCTGGTTTTAAGAGCCATACTTGTAGTCACCTTTCAAGCAATCTTGCCAACATCAATAATTCTTCAAACACTCCTCTAACTGGTTCGAATGCACTCATACTGAAGCAAAAGTAATTGAAGGGTTTTGCTGTGCAAAATGTGTTATTCAGTGTAAAAATTAGAGGATAGTATCAAAACCAAATTCTCCAAGCAAAATGATAGAGAGTTTTCAATGTAAAAATATCACTCTTAGGAAAGTATTTCCATTATGACAATTATGGTAAAAACAGCTACTAGGCCTCCAGGATCTTGGCCATGTGGTTTTCAGCAGAAGGGCAAGAAATCTGGGAATTCACAGAAACAGGGATGGGAGGAATTAACATAGCTGTAAGATTGGTCTCcatggaaggaggaagaagaaaaggttAAAAGAGGCCTACCTGCAAAATCAGTTTCCTTTCAAGAGCTTTCCAGAAGTCCCACTCCATCTCTCCACTTCCATGTCATTGCCATCCTATCTGCAAGGAAtgttgggaaatgtagttttttagTTGGACACATTGCTGCCCCAAGATATTAGACTTCTGTTAATAAGAATAaaggggagggccggccccgtggcttagcggttaagtgcacgcactctgctgctggcggcccgggttcagatcccgggtgcgcaccgatgcaccgcttctgcagccatgctgaggccgcgtcccatgtacagcaactggaaggatgtgtagctatgacatacgactatctactggggctttgggggaaaaaataaaataaataaataaaattataaaaaaaataaataaataaagtaggaaATAGGAATAAGGAGGCAATTTGCCTTGGAAACAATCTGAAAAAAGGAAACATgctaaaagaagaataaaggggAGATCTATAGTGAGTAGGCAACTAGCAGCCTCTGCCATACTAATCAGGGAGGGGGTCCAAACCCATGGGCCTGGTAGAAATAGCATTAGGGTCCAACTAGCATTAATATCACTCAGAGTCAGATGGGTAGAGATGCTAGTGTTCTGGATCATGATCTATTTGAAGCACAATCCAACCTGGGCTAGAAAACAAGGGGGATAGCTGGTAAGAACTCAGCAAACAGCAGAGTTCCTGACAGATGGACTGGGCTTGGTGGTTgcaagaagatattcaaataaagaaatgaaagcaaaagcACAGTCATACAGAGAAAGTAGGATTTAAAGAATGATTCACATCAGAAGCAATGGGGAGCAGGATTGGGAGGATAGACAGTTCAGTTCCAGATTCTAGTTCATGGGGGGATGGGATGTCTAATCTGTGCCTGCCTTACTCTGGATGGGCGGTGTGTTTGCTGGGTGGAGCTGATCTGCAGATTTCAACCACCAGGGACTGTGGCTACGCAGAGCTAAgactaataaaaaatattctaagcAGACTTTCACTAGTCAAACACATACTATCCGAACAGATGTGTTCAATGTTATCGAGATTCAGAGTGAGGCAGTACTCAGCACCAAAGTTAAACAAGATTAAATAAGAATCAACTTTTCTAAGCACAAGGCCACACTCtggcccttcctccctcctctcctctgtctATATCCTCGCACCTCTACATCACCTGGTCCTCAAGGGCCATCCAACAACCACTGCCCTCCTGTCCCAGCCTCTAGTTGCTTAGTGCAGCCAAAGGCTGGGCTTTCCCTATTCTCTTCCCCACACGTTAGCAACAGGGCTTCATTGCCAACTGGTGAGCCCAAGTGGGAAGACAGGCTACACCATGGTAAACCCTTGCAGTGAATCAGAAAGGACTTCCTTCTCAGCTCTTTCTAATTGTTCTCAGTTCACAGTCCACGAGATGGAAGCAATGAAGATGGTATGCCAGAGTTTCCGGGAGCATTTAGAGGAAACTGAACAGTACCTTACAGGACAGCAGGCACTCTTTTCCTGGGACATGTCAGAAGAGGACAGGTAATTATCAAAGGGAGCCATAAAAATAAGTACCAGCCCACATACCTGGAGCAAGGAAAGGTAATCAGGGCAGGACAGACGAGCACCAGGGAGCAGGGCTAATGAGAAGCTGGCCAATTTTCCTTCACTTTCATGTTCTTGTTCTTGCTTTCTCAGTGGGAGTCTGCGAGAACCATTTGCTGGATAGCAACACTTATTCTTTAAGGCCAGGGCTGTCAGAGGTCAGAAGATGGTCAGACAGCTGGGAAGAGGGGGACAGTCAGCAGGATATCTTTAATCAATGTGAATAGGGCTAAAGCAAGTACAAATGTTGGGGGTTATTAGAGTTTTGAAAATCTGCATTATTTTCACatagattaaaaatatatgtccCAAATGTAGATTAGTCCTTGCCTGGGGTTAGGGGGTGGGAATAGGGATTAACTGTCAAGGGGCACGAGGGTTCTTATTGGAGAGATGGAAGTGCTCCAAAactggatggtggtgatagttacacaacttagcaaatttactaaaaatcatcgAATTGTACTCTTAAAATAGGTAAActttatagtatgtaaattattCTACAATAGAGctgtttcaaaagaaaaaagaaaacctgctCTAGTAATATGCCTACCACTGATACAAGCAAAAAAGGTGACATTCTCTTTTAAGAAATGTCAAAGGAGTGACCTACAGTTTGAGAGGGACAATGGAAGACTGCACCTGGAGGTGATTGTGAAAATTGGTTCTTTTGTATTATTTACCTGCAGGGAGGAGGCCAAGCAACTGCAAACTTTACGTGAGGCCCTGCGGCAGCAGGTGGAGGAGCTGGAGTTTCAACTGGGAGACCGGGCCCAGCAAATCAGAGAAGGGGTTCTATTGGTAGGGGCCATGGGGCGCGGAGTTTGACTATACCCCGTCCGCCACAGGAGGGGTGCATTAAATGAGAAACCTGATTGTGCGATCATTTCAGATTCTAGGATTATGTGCCAACACCTTCATTTTAAGtgtaaagaaactgaagcccagagaagtacATTGGTTTGCTCAAGGCCACATGGCTAGCTGATGGTGACTTAAGATTAGAACTCAGGTCACCTAACTGCCAAGCCAATCTTTTCCCCCTGCCCTGTATGTAAGAGAGAAGTATTTTTAGCCTATTTTCCAAATGAGAATAAGAAACACAGCTTTTGACCTCATATAGGCTAAGTCACCAGTAGAATCTGCTGCTAGCTCATAGAGCCCACTCTAGAGAATTCACCACCCATAAATGGCTTTCCCACAAGTCTGAGTCAGCTGTTGGTGTAAATATGGTAAATTGTCCactctttgtgtttttgttttccttttagcaaCTTGAGCTTCTCACAGGGGAACCACGTGAACACTTTACAAATCTGCATCCATATAACTGGGCAGAAGAAAAGAATGGCCAGACTTCGTGTGCTAACGTCCACCACGGCATGGCCCCTGGGGCCGCCTTTCCTCCCGATGATGGCCAGCAGGCTCCCTGCTCGGGTGTGACCCATTTGGCTGCCTTTTCTCCGCCCACCTTGGGGAGCAGCACCAGGATGTCTCCTCCAGCTCGGGCAGAGTTAGGTCCAGCCCCTTTCTCAAATTGTCCTGTTGAAGAAGAAGACATGAATGTCTTCCTCTAGATCAGAGTGGGTTTGATGACCTTCCTGCAAAATATAAGAGCACATTCTAGCCAGAGTGAGGATATCTAA
The nucleotide sequence above comes from Diceros bicornis minor isolate mBicDic1 chromosome 3, mDicBic1.mat.cur, whole genome shotgun sequence. Encoded proteins:
- the ITPRID1 gene encoding protein ITPRID1 isoform X2, with protein sequence MMAEKSHESDNPQGGQEKSRREILRSTKRAWAPLDEQLPPGSEEESQRFTTPMLEDFKQESIQQWLDSGFFVSVNENLQQVVDHTVSLHEQGIVQMTVKDYMRSLHQFSETPTLSRGTSFNSCHSAASIPQSIPEWLEFWEKDPVEILLDLGFGADEPDICTQIPARFLGCGSAARGIDIRVFLEAQKQRMDIENPDLYSRFRQLEILDHVANAFSSLLNDVNILQNKAEEKDGGKSVQRTSVSGAKDHQRRMGELFRRASKQNIRRDCSPEASESLKMRDKFSLPSAKPGQCGAELPATTNNHDQSHLSPSAEHRSLQTCVDLIPHHPPQAFLSKPHSSMLAKQDPPSCASEGSVKDRSPKENLIQTNKLKSFSRLAGKALDSFEMEEVQSFEEETGNPLDMTSGTVGATMNRANSCHSDSSGFLEEPLEPPPLQMPSLPGSQNPAENRHRKPRDQSQDLVSYLDCQQESDESDSKSMLSISFSSQDWSALEEKASTSVVEKESQFEAMEGPPELSSPDTALDKTTPGGAHSRKDSYLRQHLPMPQTDYEAVVGTVTSKHDCTLGFMVTHITEAKDGSLRPKGAGEVYVQSHRCESQRSPAIDHAQDKFPHIDSEALRGIESSQLCPDSNTTLLRRESPPQHVPKPSEVTPYTVDLIQTSEKSIPHLDKLSRDTHQMKPRCSALGQIPPRADSEMGNLPPNADSNSVSSKSVTIQVSSNLASAAQNAVALGTDSRGTTLECTMCDPVTTGRRTEPRQFNDVSVQTYICEPRSWHCCSAISNKAQPLTKSVSLDTGYPSIYPLGICHAAPVHCCCHHHPYCHSEMQSPGPGPSTCRHCPCCHHLEAQFMKILKVLQDTTVRELCSFTVHEMEAMKMVCQSFREHLEETEQYLTGQQALFSWDMSEEDREEAKQLQTLREALRQQVEELEFQLGDRAQQIREGVLLQLELLTGEPREHFTNLHPYNWAEEKNGQTSCANVHHGMAPGAAFPPDDGQQAPCSGVTHLAAFSPPTLGSSTRMSPPARAELGPAPFSNCPVEEEDMNVFL
- the ITPRID1 gene encoding protein ITPRID1 isoform X1 produces the protein MMAEKSHESDNPQGGQEKSRREILRSTKRAWAPLDEQLPPGSEEESQRFTTPMLEDFKQESIQQWLDSGFFVSVNENLQQVVDHTVSLHEQGIVQMTVKDYMRSLHQFSETPTLSRGTSFNSCHSAASIPQSIPEWLEFWEKDPVEILLDLGFGADEPDICTQIPARFLGCGSAARGIDIRVFLEAQKQRMDIENPDLYSRFRQLEILDHVANAFSSLLNDVNILQNKAEEKDGGKSVQRTSVSGAKDHQRRMGELFRRASKQNIRRDCSPEASESLKMRDKFSLPSAKPGQCGAELPATTNNHDQSHLSPSAEHRSLQTCVDLIPHHPPQAFLSKPHSSMLAKQDPPSCASEGSVKDRSPKENLIQTNKLKSFSRLAGKALDSFEMEEVQSFEEETGNPLDMTSGTVGATMNRANSCHSDSSGFLEEPLEPPPLQMPSLPGSQNPAENRHRKPRDQSQDLVSYLDCQQESDESDSKSMLSISFSSQDWSALEEKASTSVVEKESQFEAMEGPPELSSPDTALDKTTPGGAHSRKDSYLRQHLPMPQTDYEAVVGTVTSKHDCTLGFMVTHITEAKDGSLRPKGAGEVYVQSHRCESQRSPAIDHAQDKFPHIDSEALRGIESSQLCPDSNTTLLRRESPPQHVPKPSEVTPYTVDLIQTSEKSIPHLDKLSRDTHQMKPRCSALGQIPPRADSEMGNLPPNADSNSVSSKSVTIQVSSNLASAAQNAVALGTDSRGTTLECTMCDPVTTGRRTEPRQFNDVSVQTYICEPRSWHCCSAISNKAQPLTKSVSLDTGYPSIYPLGICHAAPVHCCCHHHPYCHSEMQSPGPGPSTCRHCPCCHHLEAQFMKILKVLQDTTVRELCSFTVHEMEAMKMVCQSFREHLEETEQYLTGQQALFSWDMSEEDREEAKQLQTLREALRQQVEELEFQLGDRAQQIREGVLLQLELLTGEPREHFTNLHPYNWAEEKNGQTSCANVHHGMAPGAAFPPDDGQQAPCSGVTHLAAFSPVIFSSKGNNSAEKEKIKLEDFLMT